A single window of Vigna radiata var. radiata cultivar VC1973A chromosome 4, Vradiata_ver6, whole genome shotgun sequence DNA harbors:
- the LOC106759029 gene encoding probable inactive dual specificity protein phosphatase-like At4g18593 produces MAEASSSQTEATTKPQLIYRCKKCRRIVASEENIVSHERGKGESSFKWKKRSSEAWEAEKQPVDCTSIFVEPMKWMEAVQEGNVGDKLLCMGCNARLGNFNWAGMQCSCGAWINPAFQLHKSRLDECYM; encoded by the exons ATGGCTGAAGCTAGTAGCTCTCAGACAGAAGCCACGACCAAACCTCAACTTATATACCGGTGTAAGAAATGCAGAAGAATTGTTGCTTCAGAGGAAAATATAGTTTCCCATGAGCGTGGGAAAGGAGAATCAAGCTTCAAGTGGAAAAAGAGAAGCAGTGAAGCCTGGGAAGCGGAAAAGCAACCAGTTGATTGCACTTCAATATTTGTTGAGCCAATGAAATGGATGGAAGCAG TACAAGAAGGTAATGTGGGGGATAAACTTCTGTGTATGGGTTGTAATGCTCGCTTGGGTAATTTCAACTGGGCTGGTATGCAATGCAGCTGTGGAGCCTGGATTAACCCTGCTTTTCAACTGCATAAAAGTAGGTTAGATGAGTGTTATATGTAA
- the LOC106758117 gene encoding uncharacterized protein LOC106758117 produces the protein MGGVSLRESWCFCKGVSKSERMKAAIFTGKGQGMATITGISPNGVSGTGFLIHRNLLLTTHTNLPSVVAADSAEIRLHNGVAATLVPQRFFITSSVLDLTIVGLDDADGDSNAQGQYPHYLKTSCKANLDLGSIVYLLGYTEKQELTVGEGKVVIATDNLIKLSTDGIQWSPGSAGFDVHGNLAFMICDPMKLATSPNTKSPSTSSSSSSSWKKELPMQFGIPIPVICDWLNQHWEGNLDELNKPKLPIMRLMSTGQRSEHSCASFTLRQVFKSTEGNDDGTSSSSNNASKTRDQGPSSSAVTNTVEEESLITNPNAAHVQGIPTPEIYESPRVTAVPLRRKENIPLQLLDINFPPRSAKAAVLAQSSKPKSAENHAKDPLPENQTEGEQNKQTRPTTPIPDVSSTGSVNGAAQSEVQSSSSPVEIQEMHNGYSSEGETMYSAETAESRNYTSPRELKFQQVGRSQSCVSYNRWGAAPRSQVARGMMVENQRSFMHVKRMYSQGAATSQRSNDYFSPTVSSIMKRNSSSSKPPRQTPVHSPSPRWMF, from the exons ATGGGGGGTGTCAGTTTGAGGGAATCATGGTGTTTCTGCAAAGGGGTGAGTAAGTCTGAGAGAATGAAAGCTGCAATCTTTACAGGGAAGGGTCAAGGTATGGCTACTATCACCGGCATTTCTCCAAATGGGGTTTCCGGTACCGGATTTTTAATCCACCGGAATCTTCTTTTGACCACTCACACCAATCTTCCCTCGGTGGTAGCCGCCGACAGTGCCGAGATCCGGCTGCACAATGGTGTGGCTGCAACTCTTGTTCCTCAGAG GTTTTTCATTACAAGTTCTGTATTAGATCTTACAATTGTGGGTTTAGATGATGCCGATGGGGACTCAAATGCACAGGGTCAATACCCTCACTACTTGAAGACCAGTTGCAAAGCCAATCTGGATCTGGGAAGTATAGTTTATCTTTTAGGCTACACAGAAAAACAGGAGCTCACTGTTGGTGAAGGAAAGGTGGTCATAGCCACTGACAATCTCATAAAATTATCAACTGATGGAATTCAATGGAGTCCAGGTTCAGCTGGTTTTGATGTGCATGGAAATCTAGCTTTTATGATATGTGATCCTATGAAGTTAGCCACATCACCAAATACCAAATCACCTTCAACTTCGTCCTCATCGTCTTCCTCTTGGAAGAAAGAACTCCCCATGCAGTTTGGCATACCAATTCCTGTCATATGTGATTGGTTAAACCAGCACTGGGAAGGCAACCTTGATGAGCTTAACAAGCCAAAATTACCAATCATGCGATTGATGTCTACCGGGCAAAGGAGCGAGCATTCGTGTGCTTCCTTCACCCTTCGGCAAGTTTTCAAGTCAACAGAAGGCAATGATGATGGCACCTCATCTTCATCAAACAATGCTTCAAAGACAAGAGATCAGGGACCAAGCTCTTCTGCTGTTACCAACACAGTTGAAGAAGAAAGCTTGATCACTAATCCAAATGCTGCTCATGTACAGGGAATTCCCACCCCAGAAATATATGAATCGCCTAGAGTAACTGCTGTGCCACTCAGAAGGAAAGAAAACATACCATTGCAGCTTTTGGACATCAACTTTCCTCCAAGGTCAGCCAAAGCTGCAGTCTTGGCACAATCATCCAAACCAAAGTCTGCTGAAAATCATGCCAAAGACCCTTTGCCTGAAAATCAAACAGAAGGAGAACAAAACAAGCAGACAAGGCCAACAACTCCTATTCCAGACGTTTCCTCAACAGGGTCTGTCAATGGAGCTGCGCAGAGTGAGGTTCAGTCCAGCTCGTCTCCGGTGGAAATACAAGAGATGCATAACGGATACAGCAGCGAAGGAGAGACCATGTACTCGGCCGAAACCGCCGAGAGCCGCAACTACACAAGCCCCAGAGAGTTGAAATTTCAGCAAGTGGGAAGGAGCCAGAGTTGTGTGAGTTACAACAGGTGGGGTGCTGCACCAAGAAGCCAAGTTGCTCGTGGAATGATGGTGGAAAATCAGAGAAGCTTCATGCATGTGAAGAGAATGTACTCACAAGGTGCAGCAACATCTCAGCGAAGCAATGACTATTTCAGCCCCACTGTCTCCTCCATCATGAAACGTAACAGCAGCTCAAGCAAGCCACCTCGGCAAACTCCTGTTCATTCTCCTTCACCCAGATGGATGTTCTGA